One Helicobacter pylori NCTC 11637 = CCUG 17874 = ATCC 43504 = JCM 12093 genomic window, TGGATAAAAACACTCTAGAGGGTTATGAGTTCACTTACAGGCGCTTGGAATCGGATTACGCTTATTCTATTGCAGTATTGAATAAAACCATTTTAAGAGCCCCTTTTGATGGCGTGATAGCGAGTAAAAACATTCAAGTGGGCGAAGGGGTGAGCGCGAATAACACGGTGTTATTGAGACTAGTCAGCCATGCTAGGAAATTAGTTATTGAATTTGATTCTAAATATATTAATGCAGTCAAAGTGGGGGATACTTACACCTATTCTATAGATGGGGATTCTAATCAGCATGAAGCTAAAATCACTAAGATTTACCCCACCGTTGATGAAAACACCAGAAAAGTGAGCGCTGAAGCCCTTTTGTCTAAGCCTATGGCAGTAGGGCTTTTTGGCGATGGGTTTATCCAAACGAAATAATAGGATATTTTGATGTATAAAACAGCGATTAATCGTCCTATTACGACCTTGATGTTTGCTTTGGCGATTGTCTTTTTTGGGGTGATGGGTTTTAAAAAATTGAGCGTGGCGCTTTTCCCTAAAATTGATTTGCCTACAGTGGTGGTTACTACGACTTATCCTGGGGCTAGCGCTGAAATCATAGAGAGTAAGGTAACCGATAAGATTGAAGAAGCGGTGATGGGGATTGATGGGATCAAAAAGGTTACTTCTACGAGTTCTAAAAATGTGAGTATCGTCGTCATTGAATTTGAATTAGAAAAACCTAATGAAGAAGCCTTAAACGATGTGGTTAATAAAATTTCTTCAGTGCGTTTTGATGACTCTAACATTAAAAAACCCTCTATCAATAAATTTGATACCGACAGCCAAGCCATTATTTCATTGTTTGTGAGCAGTTCAAGCGTGCCGGCTACAACCCTTAATGACTACGCTAAAAACACCATCAAACCCATGCTCCAAAAAATCAATGGGGTAGGGGGCGTGCAGCTCAACGGCTTTAGGGAGCGCCAGATTAGGATTTATGCCGATCCCACTTTGATGAATAAATACAACCTGACTTATGCGGATCTTTTCAGCACGCTTAAAGCGGAGAATGTGGAAATTGATGGGGGGCGCATTGTCAATAGCCAAAGGGAATTGTCTATTTTAATTAATGCGAATAGTTATAGCGTTGCGGATGTAGAAAAGATCCAAGTGGGTAATCATGTGCGTCTTGGCGATATTGCAAAAATTGAAATCGGCTTGGAAGAAGACAACACTTTTGCGAGCTTTAAAGACAAACCCGGTGTGATTTTAGAAATCCAAAAGATTGCCGGAGCGAATGAAATTGAAATCGTAGATAGGGTGTATGAAGCTTTAAAACACATTCAAGCCATTAGCCCTAGCTATGAAATCAGACCCTTTTTAGACACCACGAGCTATATCCGCACCTCTATTGAAGACGTGAAATTTGATCTAGTTTTAGGAGCGATTTTAGC contains:
- the hefB gene encoding efflux RND transporter periplasmic adaptor subunit HefB, yielding MIRKILIGLFLSFLSMEAGEKVYAIFNVKAMQDSKLTLDSTGIVDSIKVTEGSVVKKGDVLLLLYNQDKQAQSDSAEQQLIFAKKQYQRYSKIGGAVDKNTLEGYEFTYRRLESDYAYSIAVLNKTILRAPFDGVIASKNIQVGEGVSANNTVLLRLVSHARKLVIEFDSKYINAVKVGDTYTYSIDGDSNQHEAKITKIYPTVDENTRKVSAEALLSKPMAVGLFGDGFIQTK